The following proteins are co-located in the Eptesicus fuscus isolate TK198812 chromosome 9, DD_ASM_mEF_20220401, whole genome shotgun sequence genome:
- the MMP23B gene encoding matrix metalloproteinase-23, producing MARGACVPWASSGARAQAGWWGAVLGALCLLPALLLLVRPGAPPAAWPAASAAQVTLAASSEHSLPLKEDAATHPAGALSTPGPGPLPPQAPRRRRYTLTPARLRWDHFNLTYRILSFPRNLLSPSETRRGLAAAFRMWSDVSPFSFREVAPEQPSDLRIGFYPANHTDCLVSALHHCFDGPTGELAHAFFPPHGGIHFDDSEYWVLGPTRYSWKKGVWLTDLVHVAAHEIGHALGLMHSQHGRALMHLNATLRGWKALSQDELWGLHRLYGCLDRLFVCASWARRGFCDARRRLMKRLCPSSCDFCYEFPFPTVAATVPPPRTKTRLVSEGRNVTFRCGQKILHKKGKVHWYKDQEPLESSYPGYLALGEAHLSIIANAINEGTYTCVVRRRQRVLSTYSWRVRVRP from the exons ATGGCCCGCGGGGCCTGCGTCCCCTGGGCGTCGTCGGGGGCCCGCGCTCAGGCCGGCTGGTGGGGGGCCGTGCTGGGcgccctgtgcctgctgcccgcGCTCCTGCTGCTGGTCCGGCCGGGGGCCCCGCCGGCTGCCTGGCCCGCCGCAAGCGCAGCGCAGGTGA ccctggctgcctcctcaGAGCACTCGCTTCCCTTGAAGGAAGACGCCGCGACCCACCCCGCCGGTGCCCTCAGCACCCCGGGGCCCGGCCCGCTGCCGCCCCAGGCGCCCCGCAGACGCCGCTACACGCTGACCCCCGCCAGGCTGCGCTGGGACCACTTCAACCTCACATACAG gatcCTCTCCTTCCCGCGGAATCTGCTGAGCCCCAGCGAGACCCGGCGGGGCCTGGCCGCCGCCTTCCGCATGTGGAGTGACGTGTCCCCCTTCAGCTTCCGCGAGGTGGCCCCCGAGCAGCCCAGCGACCTCCGAATAG GCTTCTACCCGGCCAACCACACGGACTGCCTGGTGTCCGCGCTGCACCACTGCTTCGACGGCCCCACGGGCGAGCTGGCCCACGCCTTCTTCCCCCCGCACGGCGGCATCCACTTCGACGACAGCGAGTACTGGGTCCTGGGCCCCACGCGCTACAGCTGGAAGAAAG GCGTGTGGCTGACCGACCTGGTGCACGTGGCGGCCCACGAGATCGGCCACGCGCTGGGCCTGATGCACTCGCAGCATGGCCGCGCGCTCATGCACCTCAACGCCACGCTGCGCGGCTGGAAGGCGCTGTCGCAGGATGAGCTGTGGGGGCTGCACCGGCTCTACG GCTGCCTGGACCGGCTGTTCGTGTGCGCGTCCTGGGCGCGGAGGGGTTTCTGCGACGCCCGCCGGAGGCTCATGAAGAGGCTGTGCCCCAGCAGCTGCGACTTCTGTTACG AGTTCCCCTTCCCCACGGTGGCCGCCACCGTGCCGCCCCCCAGGACCAAAACCCGCCTGGTGTCGGAGGGCAGGAACGTGACCTTCCGCTGCGGCCAGAAGATCCTGCACAAGAAAGGCAAAGTGCA ctgGTACAAGGACCAGGAGCCGCTGGAGTCCTCCTACCCCGGGTACCTGGCGCTGGGCGAGGCGCACCTGAGCATCATCGCCAACGCCATCAACGAGGGCACCTACACCTGCGTGGTGCGCCGGCGGCAGCGCGTGCTCAGCACCTACTCCTGGCGCGTGCGCGTGCGCCCCTGA